One genomic window of Candidatus Tanganyikabacteria bacterium includes the following:
- a CDS encoding CAP domain-containing protein: MALNAESRSMSRVATAGRDNQGPRGAVASPDSPVGRPAGAMRPAPASGAGPSAGGAPGDSWAASAGASSAVWAGGPTWQAPQAAPAQRTMPELLRQLRDLVAQLPPAGAPPAAPRPAQPQRPYLPPPAYGNLRPATGLPAEVQLVVDHTNRERARHGLRPLVASPALSTVAAARSADMVRRGYFDHTDPDGRSPFWHVSRAGINYSRAAENIAYGQRDAAAVVDAWMRSPGHRANILNPSLGTIGVGLARDGRGTPYWTQLFTN; encoded by the coding sequence ATGGCCTTGAACGCCGAAAGCCGATCGATGTCGCGGGTCGCGACCGCGGGCCGGGACAATCAAGGCCCGCGCGGCGCGGTCGCTTCGCCGGATTCCCCGGTCGGCCGGCCGGCCGGAGCCATGCGACCTGCCCCGGCGTCCGGTGCCGGGCCCTCCGCCGGCGGGGCGCCCGGCGATTCCTGGGCGGCGTCGGCCGGTGCGTCCAGCGCCGTCTGGGCGGGCGGTCCGACCTGGCAGGCGCCCCAGGCGGCGCCGGCGCAGCGGACCATGCCCGAGTTGCTGCGGCAGTTGCGGGACCTGGTCGCGCAGTTGCCGCCGGCCGGCGCGCCTCCCGCGGCGCCACGGCCGGCCCAGCCACAGCGTCCGTACCTGCCGCCGCCGGCATACGGCAACCTGCGGCCGGCGACCGGCCTGCCCGCCGAAGTGCAGTTGGTCGTGGATCATACCAACCGCGAGCGCGCCCGCCACGGCCTGCGCCCGCTGGTGGCGTCGCCCGCGCTGAGCACGGTGGCCGCCGCCCGCAGCGCCGACATGGTGCGCCGCGGCTACTTCGACCACACCGATCCCGACGGCCGCAGCCCGTTCTGGCACGTCTCCCGGGCGGGGATCAACTATTCGCGGGCCGCCGAGAACATCGCCTACGGCCAGCGGGACGCCGCCGCCGTGGTGGACGCCTGGATGCGGAGCCCGGGCCACCGAGCCAACATCCTGAACCCGAGCCTGGGGACCATCGGCGTCGGCCTGGCCCGCGACGGCCGCGGCACCCCGTACTGGACGCAGCTGTTCACGAACTGA